In Streptomyces sp. 840.1, one DNA window encodes the following:
- a CDS encoding MFS transporter → MAPAPEGTGHPARRSGPVLVCVSVCTALVVGFVAAINLAVPQLAASSLRPSSANLLWIVDAYVVIFACLVIPAGAVGDKLGRKGVLLAGLGIFALGAALSAVAPNVAVMLIGRAVTGLGAACVLPNCVGILLHATAPERRPHALAVWAAASGIGGVAGNVGGGVVLSAGSWRALFVAVALVAVCCLAWAARSAPRSARHERTLDLPGTLLFVAAVVALLIGIIEGPEQGWGSALVLTAFGCAIVLSLCWAGAELRTPHPMLDPRLFRSPALSSAALGMTITFFGSFGLFYVNASLLQYGRGFSVLQAGLGIIPVTVPLLVGTRYVPGLIARIGTPATLAAAFALTSGGLLGLSYTSTSAYPVYAAALFVVGLGIMLAAPCLTAQIASALPVERAGIAGGLQSATRELGSALGVAVVGTVLTAGFTHRLPAGLSGRAPLPRTVQEALTLAPADHTAVTDAFTHAANSALRAAAVVVLLAGALVVAGSRRAHRTAPR, encoded by the coding sequence ATGGCTCCCGCACCGGAAGGCACCGGACACCCGGCGCGGCGGTCCGGCCCGGTGCTCGTCTGCGTGAGCGTGTGCACCGCCCTGGTCGTCGGATTCGTCGCGGCGATCAACCTGGCGGTGCCGCAGCTGGCGGCGAGTTCGCTGCGGCCGTCCTCGGCGAACCTGCTGTGGATCGTCGACGCCTACGTCGTGATCTTCGCCTGCCTGGTCATCCCCGCCGGTGCGGTGGGCGACAAGCTCGGCCGCAAGGGCGTCCTCCTGGCGGGGCTCGGCATATTCGCGCTCGGCGCCGCGCTGTCGGCCGTCGCGCCGAACGTGGCGGTCATGCTGATCGGGCGCGCCGTCACGGGGCTCGGCGCCGCGTGCGTGCTGCCCAACTGCGTCGGCATCCTCCTGCACGCCACGGCCCCCGAGCGGCGCCCGCACGCGCTCGCCGTCTGGGCGGCGGCCTCCGGAATCGGCGGCGTCGCCGGCAACGTCGGAGGCGGCGTGGTGCTGAGCGCGGGCTCCTGGCGGGCACTGTTCGTCGCGGTCGCCCTCGTCGCGGTCTGCTGCCTGGCATGGGCGGCACGGTCCGCGCCGCGCAGCGCCCGGCACGAGCGCACCCTCGACCTGCCCGGCACGCTGCTGTTCGTGGCGGCCGTCGTGGCCCTGCTGATCGGGATCATCGAGGGACCCGAACAGGGCTGGGGCAGCGCGCTCGTCCTCACCGCCTTCGGCTGCGCCATCGTGCTGAGCCTGTGCTGGGCGGGCGCGGAACTGCGCACACCGCACCCCATGCTCGACCCGAGGCTCTTCCGGAGCCCGGCACTCAGCAGCGCCGCCCTCGGCATGACCATCACCTTCTTCGGAAGCTTCGGCCTCTTCTACGTCAACGCCTCACTCCTCCAGTACGGCCGCGGCTTCTCCGTCCTCCAGGCGGGGCTCGGCATCATCCCGGTGACCGTGCCGCTCCTGGTGGGAACGCGCTACGTTCCCGGGCTCATCGCCCGCATCGGCACCCCCGCGACGCTCGCCGCGGCCTTCGCGCTCACCAGCGGCGGCCTGCTCGGGCTCTCGTACACCTCGACCTCGGCCTACCCCGTCTATGCGGCCGCCCTGTTCGTCGTCGGGCTCGGCATCATGCTCGCGGCGCCCTGCCTGACCGCTCAGATCGCTTCGGCCCTGCCCGTGGAGAGGGCGGGCATCGCCGGAGGCCTGCAGTCCGCGACCCGCGAACTGGGCAGCGCGCTGGGTGTGGCGGTCGTCGGCACCGTCCTCACGGCCGGGTTCACCCACCGCCTGCCCGCCGGGCTGAGTGGACGGGCGCCGCTCCCGCGAACGGTGCAGGAGGCGCTCACGCTGGCACCGGCCGACCACACCGCCGTCACCGATGCGTTCACCCACGCCGCGAACAGCGCGCTGCGGGCCGCAGCAGTTGTCGTGCTACTGGCCGGAGCCCTGGTGGTTGCGGGCAGCCGCCGCGCCCACCGGACCGCCCCGCGGTAA
- a CDS encoding SDR family oxidoreductase, with product MRAFVTGATGWIGSAVVDELISAGHQVVGLARSDRSEQTLLAKGAGVVRGDLDDLASLRRGAARADAVIHLANKHDWGNPAESDRSERAAVQTLGDALAGSGRPFVVAAPLSGLVEGRPATEADASPAIGPDSNRGGAENLALDYVAQGVRTVIVRFAPSVHGSGDWGFVNFLTAAARKQGVSGYVGDGSAAWAAVYRADAARLIRLGMEQAPAGTRLHAVAEEAVTTRAIAEAIGRSLGLPVESVAPQDAGAHFGFVGGFFASTMTASNDATRQLLAWEPTGPTLLAEIDAGAYTD from the coding sequence ATGCGCGCATTTGTCACCGGAGCGACCGGCTGGATCGGATCCGCCGTTGTCGACGAACTCATCTCGGCCGGCCACCAGGTCGTCGGCCTGGCCCGGTCCGACCGGTCCGAGCAGACGCTCCTGGCCAAGGGCGCCGGCGTCGTCCGGGGCGACCTGGACGACCTCGCCTCGCTCCGGCGGGGCGCCGCCCGTGCGGACGCGGTCATCCACCTGGCCAACAAGCACGACTGGGGCAACCCCGCCGAGTCCGACCGCTCGGAACGGGCTGCGGTCCAGACCCTCGGCGACGCCCTGGCCGGATCCGGCCGCCCGTTCGTCGTCGCCGCGCCCCTCTCCGGGCTCGTCGAGGGCCGGCCCGCCACGGAGGCCGACGCCTCTCCGGCGATCGGCCCGGACTCCAACCGGGGCGGCGCCGAGAACCTCGCCCTGGACTACGTGGCCCAGGGCGTGCGGACCGTGATCGTCCGCTTCGCGCCGAGCGTCCACGGCAGCGGCGACTGGGGGTTCGTCAACTTCCTCACGGCGGCCGCCCGCAAGCAGGGCGTCTCCGGTTACGTCGGCGACGGCTCGGCGGCCTGGGCCGCGGTGTACCGCGCCGATGCCGCCCGCCTCATCCGCCTCGGCATGGAGCAGGCGCCTGCGGGAACGCGCCTGCACGCCGTCGCCGAGGAGGCCGTCACCACCAGGGCGATAGCCGAGGCGATCGGCCGCAGCCTGGGTCTGCCGGTCGAATCCGTCGCCCCGCAGGACGCCGGAGCCCATTTCGGCTTCGTCGGCGGCTTCTTCGCCTCCACGATGACCGCGTCCAACGACGCGACCAGGCAGCTCCTCGCCTGGGAGCCGACCGGGCCGACCCTGCTCGCGGAGATCGACGCGGGGGCCTACACGGACTGA